The genomic stretch CCACGGTCGGATACCGCTCCGCTAAATACAGCCCGGCGGAATGGTTCTCCAACTACCACAGCATCCTCCAGCAGGCCTGCGACCACCGTGTGAGGGCCCGCAGCGTTCAGAGGGAGTCCAAAACTCTGAAGCAGGACGGCGAGGCCGACACCCAGCAGAGCCAGGCCGACGGGACGCGGCACCTGGGGGCGAGACTCCAAGACATCCACCTCCTGAAGTccgagctgcagcggagcaTCGAGCAGCTGATGGCCGACACGCACGCGCTGATGGCGCTGAAGAAAAGGCTGGAGAAGGCGCTCGACGCCACCCAGATCCCGTACGCCATCGCAACCGACAACCTGAACTGCAGGACCAGGAGGCCGCCTGCGGACCTGGTCCGGGACTCTGTGGAGGACGAGCTGTTAAAGGTGGGGGCCCATGGCGGTCTTGGTTTGTGTGAATGAAGCTACTTTGTTCTGATGTGCATGAGCCTCCAGGAAGACTTCTAGACTTGCTTGTGGTTTCTTGATGACATTTCACCTCTGACCCAAGAGGATTCCACAGTTCAGGAGTGAACTTTAAGAAATCACAAGCCATTCCAGTTGACCTATTTTAAGATTCAAGTCCAGGTCCGCTGACATGTGACCGCAGGAGGTGGACTTGATCCGGAGCGTCCAGGCTCTGCTGAAGAGAACCACGGCTCAGGTCGCCAGTCAGATCGCGTGAGTGTCAAACACGGGTGCGGCGAGCGCGCCACATCGCGTCCTTTCGATCAACGGTTGCTTCTTCGCGCTCGTCAGGATGAACCGAGAGGCCAAGCAGACGTTGGAGCTGGACTGGTCCGATAAGCAGCAGGCCTACAGCCTGGATGAGCGCGGCGGGGGATACAGCAACATGAGCCTGGATACACAGCACCACCCCGGCTCAGCCAGCATGCAAGAgcagtgagtctgtgtgtgtgcacgcgtgtgtgtgtgtgtatgagtgtgtgtaacCTCTGTCCTTTTACAGGTTGTGCAACAGCACATCCTGGGCAGAGTTCACGCAGGTCAACTTGTCCAAGGCTCAGCACGAACATCAGACCACCCAAAGTCTCAGGTACGAACAAACGTGCCGCGCCAGGCTTCGGTGTTGCTGTGTGGTTCTGATGGCGTTTATTGGCGTCAGGGCTCTGGCTGAGGGCATCTTGCAGGACACCACAGAGGATCTGAGAGTCCAGTGCTCCAGAGTGGACCAGGCCTTCAGCCGGCGCTgtgaggagctggtggaggccaAGACTCAGCTGGAGGTGAAACTGGCTCAGGTAGACGGATGGACGAAGCATTTTTATGACACGTCCTTGAGGTTTATTTGCCGGTGGTTTTAATTCCGACTGTGTGTCACTGTGTGCAGATTTTGGAGCAGATTGGTGACCAGGAGACAAACATTGTGTCTCTGGAACAGGCCGTTCACAACAAAGAGGCCCCGCTGAGAGTCGCTCAGTCCAGACTTTACCTCCGCTCCCTCAGACCCAACATGGAGCTCTGCAGAGATCAAGCGCAGCTCAGGTATCTCCACCTCAGGTATCTCCTCTGTCCCGTTTCTCCTCTATTAATGTCCTTCCTGTGCAGCCTGGAAGCGGAGGTGAGGCAGATCGAGGCCACAGTGGCGtcgctggagcagcagctgagggaggCCAGGAGCTCCCTGAGTCGCCTGGAGGAGTCGCGCGTCGCCCTGGAGAAGGACATCAACTGTAAGACCCACTCGCTCTTCATCGAGAGAGACAAGTGCACGGCTCAGCGCAGGCGCTACCCGCCCGTGTCTGTGCTGTCTGGATACTGAAGAGTGTGATTCCAAATCTGGGTGAGAATAAAGATTCTTAAATAGGAtaagaaaaatacagaaatgtcATGTCCTGGCAATCCTTTACttaaaatgtttaatgttttcttcAGAGTTGTGTGAAAGTTCAATAAAAAAAGACGTTTTGTGCTGCATTTCAACCTTATTCAATCTTATCTTTGTAATGTGTGTTATTTTttaccacaagggggcgccTTTGAGTCACAGCAGGCGCTGTTACAAAAGAATCATTAAAGAGCCAATTCTGCGATATTTGGGATGCATTTTACATCATGATGAATATTATTGGCATGGACTTCATATTTAAcgtgatgctgctgatgatTTATCTATATCTTTATATCATTTATCTTATGAGCAGTATTTAGGCATTTAAGCACCAACTATTTTTGCAAAGTGCTGCCCTCTCATAAGGAGGTGCCACGACGGAGGATGTTATGAAACTGGCGGTCACGTGAAGAGTTCAGGCGTCTTATGGAacaccaagtgtgtgtgtgtgtgcgtgtgtgtgtgtctaaaaaaaacacacattcccGTCTTCCAAACATCTGAGACCTAATTTGCACATAAAAGGAGACAAATAACACTGATTGCTGTAGGAACTTTAATCTGACAAAGCCAGAAAGAGATCAAAAAGATGTTGTTTGTCACGTTAAACTCACATATCCCATCATGTTGTGGCTGCCCAGGAGCAGAACGTGACCTGCTGCAACATTCCtc from Takifugu flavidus isolate HTHZ2018 chromosome 6, ASM371156v2, whole genome shotgun sequence encodes the following:
- the tekt4 gene encoding tektin-4, translating into MSSEVLVSRPRYDTRVKALGAPEKEPRAQSEVPPPSAGTATVGYRSAKYSPAEWFSNYHSILQQACDHRVRARSVQRESKTLKQDGEADTQQSQADGTRHLGARLQDIHLLKSELQRSIEQLMADTHALMALKKRLEKALDATQIPYAIATDNLNCRTRRPPADLVRDSVEDELLKEVDLIRSVQALLKRTTAQVASQIAMNREAKQTLELDWSDKQQAYSLDERGGGYSNMSLDTQHHPGSASMQEQLCNSTSWAEFTQVNLSKAQHEHQTTQSLRALAEGILQDTTEDLRVQCSRVDQAFSRRCEELVEAKTQLEVKLAQILEQIGDQETNIVSLEQAVHNKEAPLRVAQSRLYLRSLRPNMELCRDQAQLSLEAEVRQIEATVASLEQQLREARSSLSRLEESRVALEKDINCKTHSLFIERDKCTAQRRRYPPVSVLSGY